In Methanobacterium sp., a genomic segment contains:
- a CDS encoding VOC family protein: MEKQAIPGVGIRAAFEDTDGNVLVIIEPEME, encoded by the coding sequence ATGGAAAAACAGGCTATTCCTGGTGTGGGTATAAGGGCTGCATTTGAGGATACAGATGGCAATGTATTGGTAATAATAGAACCAGAGATGGAGTAG
- a CDS encoding prenyltransferase, whose product MEKSILTRLISNKQMNFNTILKIVRLGRLQFVFGGFLFFCTGALLALLSNAEFSLIKFIMGYAALFTAHLSVSYSNDYFDLEVDKFQEPTRFSGGSGVLVTNPELRKFSKNFALALMGLSITLAIITTIIFQLPVSFFLLILSGNLLGWYYSAPPLRLSYRGLSEFATVLTGFIVPGIGYVILMGRLDAVFLIFTIPLMLYELLFIINVEIPDMEADSFGGKKTAVATYGRQFGFIIGAIAALMATLSFIFMPLVNLNLPTINWGLLVIFSLVPLGLGILSARKKVVNRKSALKWVNYNLLSLSIFIIMINAYFIYLI is encoded by the coding sequence ATGGAAAAATCCATATTAACTAGACTTATTTCAAACAAACAAATGAATTTCAACACTATCCTAAAAATTGTCAGGCTCGGGCGCTTACAATTTGTTTTTGGAGGGTTTTTATTCTTTTGCACCGGAGCGTTGCTTGCGCTTTTATCAAATGCAGAATTCAGTTTGATCAAGTTTATAATGGGTTATGCAGCTTTATTCACTGCACATCTATCTGTTTCTTACAGCAATGATTATTTCGACCTGGAGGTGGACAAATTTCAGGAACCCACCCGCTTTTCAGGAGGAAGTGGGGTTCTGGTTACCAATCCCGAGCTTCGGAAATTTTCTAAAAACTTCGCCCTGGCTCTTATGGGATTATCCATCACCCTGGCCATTATAACCACCATCATTTTCCAGTTACCAGTATCATTTTTCTTGCTGATATTATCCGGGAACCTTCTGGGATGGTACTACTCAGCCCCGCCACTCAGACTATCTTATCGTGGATTAAGCGAATTTGCAACGGTTTTAACAGGGTTCATAGTACCAGGGATCGGTTATGTGATTTTGATGGGAAGATTAGATGCAGTTTTCCTTATTTTTACTATACCACTTATGCTATATGAACTGCTTTTTATCATCAATGTGGAGATACCAGATATGGAAGCCGATAGTTTTGGGGGTAAAAAAACAGCAGTAGCAACTTACGGTCGTCAGTTTGGGTTTATAATAGGTGCCATAGCTGCATTAATGGCAACATTATCATTCATTTTCATGCCCCTGGTTAATCTAAACCTCCCCACTATCAATTGGGGTCTTTTAGTCATTTTTTCATTGGTCCCCCTGGGGTTGGGAATATTAAGCGCCAGGAAAAAAGTAGTTAATAGAAAATCTGCCCTTAAATGGGTGAATTATAATCTGTTATCCCTCTCTATTTTCATAATCATGATTAATGCCTATTTTATTTACTTGATTTAA
- a CDS encoding PAS domain S-box protein, with protein sequence MVDVKILIVEDESIEAMDIKRALESFGYSVPYIASSGEEAVEKAFNIMPDLILMDIVLKGEKNGIDAASKIKELDIPVVFLTAHSKESVVKQAMLTDAYGYLLKPFNKTELKFTVELALYKKKMEKELKQSEKRFKTLYNEAPLPYHSLDVDGYFLEVNQSWLDTLGYNMDEVIGKHFSDFLAPDYVDHFKQNFSRFKAAGEIHGVEFQMKRKDGSSIPVSFEGKIGYDVQGNFKQTHCIFQDITERKKTEKALKESELSYRFLTEQMNDIVWTLNMELQTTYVSPSIKRVLGFTPEERMKQQVNEQVTPKSMFQIQEILKNELMLEKQGLPGTDRTINIELEYYHKDGSTRWLENVISGIRDDEGKLYGFHGVSRDITMRKKNEMDFRKLYNRSEEALSLSKMAYWEYDIPSNTFTFNERFYKLHGIDLDDIGDYKMGADLFAQNFVHPDFHEQLTDAFQQAITSSDPFFQIKVEGKLIRSNGETFWVRTWFRAKKDEKGHTRKLYGVNQDITDIKMIEEALEESEERYALTISAVNDGLWDWNVLTGKAYFSPIYYQMLGYHYKEFPGSYESFKSLVHPDDIGQVEQKIQDHIDKGEGYSLEFRMKTKDGKWCWILTRGKVVEYDKEGKPKRMVGTHTDITDLKLAEKTLENSEKRFRMLFEQNNAVMLLIDPKTGKIVDANHAASKFYGYHLSTLRSMNLDQINQLPSEEIRKARESVIKGGEYFIFPHKLAGGEIRTVEVFSSPMQYGDKIMLFSIINDITEQKKAEDALRKREETFSSLIYNSTDLIRILDEEGQIIFDSPSSERILGYSEGYFIGKNPMDFIHPDDQERVAHDLEEVFQKRNPGIPTEFRILKADGEYLPVESVSKNMMNVPGIDGVVVTTHPIKERKEMEEALLDSEEKYRVLFESDPNYMVLVGLDGVILDVNDATLNFSGLSKENLIDEKFTDLGLFPEEDANLHIENLSLAIKKEDVHAFQCKIINKTGGYSWIESQMVPLEKEGKLTSILVIATDITERKIATDQLKSSLMEKEVLLKEIHHRVKNNMQIISSLLNLQTHHVHDDKIAVDVLKESQNRVKSMAMIHEKLYQSKDFTNIQFDDYIERLISELFYSYNIRKDRVKPSIEVEEVRLNIETAVPCGLIISELVSNCLKHAFPEGEGELNLSLKIVDDKYELIISDNGIGFPKELNFENTESLGLQLVNSLVKQIDGNIKLDKSHGTKFTIIFKELEYQDRI encoded by the coding sequence ATGGTTGATGTAAAAATCTTAATTGTGGAAGATGAAAGCATAGAGGCCATGGATATTAAACGTGCTTTGGAGTCTTTTGGTTATTCAGTTCCATACATAGCTTCCAGTGGTGAGGAGGCTGTGGAAAAAGCCTTTAATATCATGCCTGATCTTATTTTGATGGATATTGTTTTAAAGGGAGAAAAAAACGGTATTGATGCAGCATCAAAGATTAAAGAATTAGACATACCAGTTGTCTTTTTAACTGCTCATTCTAAGGAATCTGTTGTAAAACAGGCCATGTTAACTGATGCATACGGCTACCTTTTAAAACCGTTCAATAAAACAGAACTCAAATTCACGGTTGAGCTGGCTCTTTACAAAAAAAAGATGGAAAAAGAGCTAAAACAAAGTGAAAAAAGGTTTAAAACACTTTACAATGAAGCACCCCTTCCATATCACTCTCTGGATGTAGATGGATATTTTTTAGAGGTTAACCAGTCCTGGCTTGATACCCTGGGTTATAATATGGATGAAGTTATTGGGAAACATTTTTCAGATTTCTTAGCACCAGATTACGTTGATCATTTTAAACAAAACTTTTCACGCTTTAAAGCTGCAGGTGAAATCCATGGGGTAGAATTTCAAATGAAACGTAAAGATGGTTCGTCTATCCCTGTCTCATTTGAAGGAAAAATAGGATATGATGTTCAAGGGAATTTTAAACAAACACACTGCATATTCCAGGACATAACCGAACGTAAAAAGACAGAGAAAGCTCTAAAGGAAAGTGAATTAAGCTACCGTTTTTTAACCGAACAGATGAATGATATTGTCTGGACCCTGAACATGGAACTACAGACCACCTATGTAAGCCCTTCAATCAAGAGGGTTCTGGGATTTACTCCCGAAGAAAGAATGAAACAGCAGGTAAATGAACAAGTAACTCCCAAATCAATGTTCCAGATTCAGGAGATCTTGAAAAATGAGTTGATGCTTGAAAAGCAGGGCCTGCCTGGCACTGACCGTACAATTAACATTGAATTGGAATATTACCATAAAGATGGTTCAACCCGTTGGTTGGAAAATGTTATAAGTGGTATCCGGGATGATGAAGGAAAGCTTTATGGATTTCACGGGGTTTCACGTGATATTACCATGCGTAAAAAGAATGAAATGGATTTCAGAAAACTTTATAATCGGAGTGAAGAAGCTCTGAGTCTTTCTAAAATGGCTTACTGGGAATACGATATTCCCAGCAACACCTTCACTTTCAATGAAAGGTTCTACAAACTGCATGGAATAGATTTAGATGATATTGGAGATTATAAGATGGGCGCGGATTTATTTGCCCAAAACTTTGTTCATCCTGATTTCCATGAACAACTGACCGATGCATTCCAGCAGGCCATAACATCATCTGACCCCTTCTTTCAAATCAAAGTTGAAGGAAAACTAATCCGATCCAATGGGGAAACTTTTTGGGTGAGAACCTGGTTCAGGGCTAAAAAAGATGAAAAAGGCCACACCAGGAAGCTTTATGGTGTTAACCAGGATATAACTGACATAAAAATGATTGAGGAAGCCCTGGAAGAAAGTGAAGAACGATATGCATTAACTATTTCTGCAGTTAACGACGGGCTCTGGGACTGGAACGTCCTGACTGGAAAGGCATACTTTAGTCCCATTTACTACCAGATGCTGGGCTACCATTATAAAGAGTTCCCAGGATCCTACGAATCCTTCAAATCCCTGGTCCATCCTGATGATATTGGCCAAGTGGAGCAAAAAATACAGGATCATATTGATAAAGGTGAAGGATACTCCCTTGAATTCCGCATGAAAACAAAGGATGGTAAATGGTGTTGGATACTCACCAGGGGAAAGGTGGTGGAATATGATAAAGAAGGCAAACCAAAGAGAATGGTTGGCACACACACCGATATCACCGACCTTAAACTTGCCGAAAAAACACTCGAAAACAGTGAAAAAAGATTTAGAATGCTATTTGAACAGAATAATGCAGTTATGCTCTTAATTGACCCAAAAACAGGGAAGATTGTTGATGCTAACCACGCAGCCAGTAAATTTTATGGTTATCATCTGAGTACGCTCCGATCCATGAATCTTGACCAAATTAATCAGTTACCTTCTGAAGAAATTCGCAAAGCCCGTGAAAGTGTAATTAAAGGAGGGGAATACTTTATATTCCCTCATAAACTTGCGGGTGGTGAAATACGTACTGTTGAAGTTTTTTCATCTCCGATGCAATATGGGGATAAGATTATGTTATTCTCAATCATTAATGACATTACAGAACAGAAAAAGGCTGAAGATGCCCTTAGAAAAAGGGAAGAAACATTCAGTTCCTTGATTTATAACTCCACGGATCTTATCCGTATACTGGATGAGGAAGGTCAAATCATCTTTGATTCTCCTTCTTCAGAACGTATTCTGGGATACTCTGAAGGATATTTCATTGGGAAAAATCCCATGGACTTCATACATCCTGATGATCAAGAAAGGGTTGCACATGATCTGGAGGAAGTATTTCAAAAGAGGAACCCTGGTATTCCAACTGAGTTTCGAATCCTGAAAGCAGATGGGGAATACCTTCCAGTTGAATCTGTCTCTAAGAATATGATGAATGTTCCGGGCATAGATGGGGTAGTGGTCACCACTCACCCCATCAAAGAACGTAAAGAGATGGAAGAAGCATTGCTTGATAGTGAAGAGAAGTATAGGGTCCTCTTTGAATCAGATCCTAATTACATGGTACTGGTAGGGTTAGATGGTGTAATTTTAGATGTTAATGATGCTACCCTCAATTTCTCAGGTCTATCTAAAGAAAACTTAATTGATGAGAAATTCACAGATCTGGGTCTTTTCCCTGAAGAAGATGCTAATTTACATATTGAAAATCTATCTCTGGCAATAAAAAAAGAGGATGTTCACGCCTTCCAGTGTAAGATCATTAACAAAACCGGTGGTTACAGTTGGATTGAATCACAGATGGTTCCATTGGAAAAAGAGGGGAAACTTACCTCTATTCTGGTGATTGCCACGGATATAACAGAAAGAAAGATTGCCACTGATCAGTTGAAATCTTCACTTATGGAAAAGGAGGTTTTACTTAAAGAGATCCACCATCGAGTGAAGAATAACATGCAAATTATTTCCAGTTTGCTTAATCTTCAAACTCACCATGTTCATGATGATAAGATAGCGGTGGATGTTTTAAAAGAAAGCCAGAACCGGGTTAAGTCCATGGCCATGATCCATGAAAAACTGTACCAGTCCAAGGATTTCACCAACATCCAATTTGATGATTACATCGAAAGATTGATTTCGGAGTTATTCTACTCCTATAACATTCGAAAAGACCGAGTTAAACCATCGATAGAGGTAGAAGAGGTTAGATTAAATATTGAGACTGCAGTGCCTTGCGGATTGATAATTAGCGAACTTGTCTCCAACTGTCTAAAACATGCCTTCCCTGAGGGGGAGGGAGAATTAAACCTGTCACTAAAAATTGTTGATGATAAATATGAGCTTATTATCAGTGATAACGGAATAGGATTTCCAAAAGAACTGAATTTTGAAAACACAGAATCATTAGGATTGCAACTGGTAAATAGTTTAGTTAAACAAATAGATGGTAATATCAAGCTTGATAAAAGTCATGGTACCAAATTTACTATAATATTTAAGGAGTTAGAGTACCAAGATAGGATTTAA